In one window of Maribacter sp. BPC-D8 DNA:
- a CDS encoding exodeoxyribonuclease III, with protein sequence MKIISYNVNGIRAALRKGFLEWLGTVSPDVVCLQEIKANEDQLDLSLFEEAGYKYNYWYSAQKKGYSGVAILSKTEPDTVVFGTGIDYMDFEGRNIRADFGDISIMSMYLPSGSNMQRLDFKLTYMADFQEYADNLKKTNPNLIVLGDYNICHEAIDIHNPVGLKNVSGFLPVEREWIGDFMKSGFIDSFREFNSEPDNYTWWSYRANARNNNKGWRLDYAMVASTLKDRLSRSVILTGAKHSDHCPILIEVES encoded by the coding sequence ATGAAGATCATATCTTATAATGTAAATGGAATTAGGGCAGCATTAAGAAAGGGTTTTTTAGAATGGTTGGGTACCGTATCGCCAGATGTAGTTTGTCTTCAAGAAATTAAGGCTAACGAGGATCAGCTCGATCTTTCATTGTTCGAAGAGGCGGGTTATAAATACAATTATTGGTATAGCGCTCAAAAGAAGGGCTATAGTGGTGTTGCTATACTCTCTAAGACCGAGCCAGATACTGTGGTGTTTGGCACAGGCATCGATTATATGGATTTCGAAGGGAGAAATATTCGTGCCGATTTTGGTGATATTTCTATCATGAGCATGTATTTGCCTTCAGGTTCAAATATGCAGCGTTTAGATTTTAAGCTTACTTATATGGCAGATTTTCAAGAGTATGCCGATAATCTTAAAAAGACGAATCCGAACTTAATAGTACTTGGAGATTATAATATTTGTCATGAAGCAATAGATATTCATAACCCTGTAGGATTAAAAAACGTATCTGGTTTTTTACCGGTGGAAAGAGAATGGATAGGAGATTTCATGAAAAGCGGATTCATAGATAGTTTTAGGGAATTTAATTCTGAGCCAGATAATTATACCTGGTGGAGTTATAGGGCGAATGCTAGAAATAACAATAAGGGTTGGCGTTTAGATTATGCCATGGTAGCTTCTACGTTGAAAGATAGGTTGTCTAGGTCTGTAATTTTAACAGGGGCGAAGCACAGTGATCATTGCCCTATTTTGATAGAGGTAGAGAGTTAA
- a CDS encoding aldo/keto reductase — protein MIYTNLPHTDIEVSKICLGTMTWGNQNTEEEGHEQIKFAIDKGVNFLDTAELYPIPAHKDRYAATEKVIGNWFKKNGNREDIVLASKIAGKADMTKFIRTTGFTRESIIDAVEGSLQRLQTDYIDLYQLHWPDRSTNYFGQRGYKHDVSDHWEDNIHQVLETMRDLIREGKIKHVGISNETPWGTMRFLEESKVHGTLPRTITVQNPYSLLNRLFEVGMAEISMREQVGLLAYSPMGFGALSGKYLGDRMPEGSRLSLFPHYNRYIGDTAVEATKRYYDLAQTNGLTLAQMALAFVNTRPFVTSTIIGATSIRQLEENIGSIDVDLSEDVLKEIEAIHNSIPNPAP, from the coding sequence ATGATTTATACCAATTTACCGCATACAGATATTGAAGTAAGTAAAATATGTTTGGGTACTATGACCTGGGGTAATCAGAATACCGAAGAAGAAGGTCATGAGCAAATTAAATTCGCCATTGATAAAGGTGTTAATTTTTTAGATACTGCTGAGCTGTATCCTATTCCTGCACATAAAGACAGGTATGCCGCTACCGAGAAAGTTATTGGTAATTGGTTTAAGAAAAACGGTAATAGAGAAGATATCGTTTTAGCTTCTAAGATTGCAGGAAAAGCCGATATGACGAAGTTTATTCGAACTACCGGGTTTACTAGAGAGTCTATTATTGATGCGGTGGAAGGGAGTTTGCAGCGTTTACAAACAGATTATATCGATTTATATCAACTGCATTGGCCAGACAGAAGCACAAACTATTTTGGTCAAAGAGGATACAAGCATGACGTATCTGACCACTGGGAAGATAATATTCATCAGGTTTTAGAAACCATGCGCGATTTAATACGCGAGGGTAAAATTAAACATGTAGGTATATCTAACGAAACACCTTGGGGTACCATGCGTTTTTTGGAGGAGAGTAAAGTTCATGGCACTTTGCCTAGAACCATTACAGTTCAGAATCCATATAGTTTATTAAATAGACTTTTTGAAGTGGGTATGGCAGAAATTTCTATGAGAGAGCAAGTAGGTCTATTGGCATATTCTCCGATGGGATTTGGTGCGTTGAGTGGTAAGTATTTAGGTGATCGAATGCCAGAAGGTTCTCGATTAAGTTTATTTCCTCATTATAATAGATATATCGGCGATACAGCTGTAGAGGCGACAAAAAGATATTATGATTTGGCACAGACAAATGGTCTAACGTTAGCACAAATGGCTTTGGCGTTTGTAAATACGAGACCTTTTGTAACCAGTACTATTATTGGTGCCACAAGCATCAGGCAATTAGAAGAAAATATTGGTAGTATAGATGTTGATTTATCCGAAGATGTTTTAAAAGAAATAGAAGCCATTCACAACTCAATACCAAATCCAGCACCATAA
- the radA gene encoding DNA repair protein RadA, whose protein sequence is MAKTKTAFFCQNCGTQYAKWVGQCSACKQWNTVVEEVVQKEEKASWKTPSQTSKRVSKPLLVNEISIEKEVRLNTFDLEFNRVLGGGLVPGALVLLGGEPGVGKSTLLLQIALKLPYKTLYVSGEESQKQIKMRADRIHPNSQTCFILTETKTQNIFKQIEATEPDIVVIDSIQTLHSDYIESAAGSISQIRECTAELIKFAKETNTPVILIGHITKDGSIAGPKILEHMVDTVLQFEGDRNYVYRILRSLKNRFGSTAELGIYEMQGSGLREVNNPSEVLISKNDDGLSGTAIASTVEGMRPLLIEIQALVSTAVYGTPQRSTTGYNAKRLNMLLAVLEKRAGFKLGAKDVFLNITGGISVDDPAIDLAVVAAILSSNEDIPIDKGICFAAEVGLAGEIRPVQRVEQRILEAEKLGYDTIIISKSNKISLKSTKIKILMASKIEEIAGNLFS, encoded by the coding sequence ATGGCCAAAACTAAAACTGCATTTTTTTGTCAAAATTGTGGTACTCAATATGCCAAATGGGTAGGGCAATGCTCTGCTTGTAAACAATGGAATACCGTTGTTGAAGAAGTGGTACAAAAAGAAGAGAAGGCAAGTTGGAAAACTCCTTCTCAGACCTCAAAAAGAGTCTCTAAACCTCTTTTGGTTAATGAAATTAGTATTGAAAAAGAAGTACGCCTAAACACTTTTGATCTCGAATTCAATAGAGTTCTTGGTGGTGGCTTAGTACCTGGTGCATTAGTACTTCTTGGTGGTGAACCTGGTGTCGGAAAAAGCACCTTACTGCTACAAATCGCTTTAAAACTACCTTATAAAACGCTATATGTTTCTGGTGAAGAAAGCCAAAAACAGATTAAAATGCGTGCCGATAGAATTCACCCAAACAGTCAAACCTGTTTTATTCTAACGGAAACGAAAACCCAAAATATCTTTAAACAGATTGAAGCTACAGAACCCGATATTGTAGTTATCGATTCTATACAAACGCTTCACTCTGATTACATAGAATCTGCCGCAGGTAGTATTTCGCAAATACGAGAATGTACTGCCGAGCTTATAAAATTTGCCAAAGAAACGAACACACCCGTAATTCTTATTGGTCATATCACTAAAGATGGCTCTATTGCCGGACCTAAGATTCTAGAGCATATGGTCGATACTGTTCTGCAATTCGAGGGTGATCGTAATTATGTTTATCGTATTCTTAGATCGCTAAAAAATAGATTCGGATCAACTGCAGAATTGGGTATTTATGAAATGCAAGGCAGCGGATTGCGTGAAGTCAACAACCCTTCTGAAGTTTTGATTTCTAAAAATGATGATGGATTAAGTGGTACCGCAATTGCCTCGACCGTAGAAGGCATGCGACCTTTACTTATTGAAATTCAAGCACTTGTGAGTACTGCTGTTTACGGTACTCCACAACGTTCTACTACTGGCTATAATGCCAAAAGATTAAATATGCTATTGGCAGTATTAGAAAAACGCGCCGGTTTTAAACTAGGCGCAAAAGATGTTTTCTTAAACATAACTGGTGGTATTTCTGTAGATGATCCAGCAATAGATTTAGCTGTTGTTGCCGCAATTCTATCAAGCAATGAAGACATACCCATTGACAAGGGTATTTGTTTTGCTGCAGAAGTTGGTTTAGCTGGTGAAATTAGACCGGTACAACGGGTAGAGCAACGTATTCTTGAAGCCGAAAAATTAGGTTATGACACCATAATTATTTCAAAAAGTAATAAAATAAGTCTTAAATCGACCAAAATTAAAATTTTAATGGCTTCGAAAATTGAAGAAATTGCTGGCAATTTATTCAGTTAA
- a CDS encoding alpha/beta hydrolase: MRYVALIFALLFGITSYAQVTQEIFESFKLQERRDVHYYFPENMDETKKYPLIIVLDGEYLFEQVVATSKFYSRFHGMPQSIVVGINQSENDLRYEDCAFDQDSGLPSEKGKSFYEFIGMELIPYLDLNYSTAPFKMIVGYDITANFMNYWLFKDNSVFDGYVSISPTLAPEMESRVPMRLGIIEDQIFYQLIVEGEASNDKQRILTMDKGLKAIDKESLHYFFDEYTNADHISVATYGIGKAFDNIFGMFKPISPKEYKTQILTSEEPVYNYLENKYQGIVDMFGFSKPVELNDIMAIYAASRKKEDFESLKPLSDLCKKEYPETMLGFYFEAEYYEQLGEPKKALRTFEKSFQMEEIDFLTKEMALEKMDALKADFGF; this comes from the coding sequence ATGCGTTATGTAGCTTTAATATTCGCACTTTTATTTGGGATAACATCCTATGCTCAAGTGACACAAGAAATCTTCGAATCTTTTAAACTTCAAGAACGAAGAGATGTTCATTACTATTTTCCTGAAAATATGGATGAAACCAAAAAGTACCCTTTAATCATTGTACTTGATGGCGAATATCTATTTGAACAGGTAGTGGCAACCTCGAAATTTTATAGTCGTTTTCACGGTATGCCACAGAGTATTGTTGTGGGTATAAACCAAAGCGAAAATGATTTAAGGTATGAAGATTGCGCCTTTGATCAAGATAGCGGCCTGCCTTCAGAAAAAGGAAAAAGTTTTTATGAATTTATAGGAATGGAACTAATACCCTACCTAGACCTTAATTACAGTACAGCGCCTTTTAAAATGATTGTAGGCTATGACATTACAGCTAACTTCATGAACTACTGGTTGTTTAAAGACAATTCTGTTTTTGATGGCTATGTAAGTATTTCACCTACTCTTGCGCCAGAAATGGAAAGTAGAGTACCTATGCGATTAGGCATCATTGAAGACCAAATATTCTATCAGTTAATTGTTGAAGGGGAAGCTAGTAATGACAAGCAACGAATTTTAACAATGGACAAAGGTTTGAAAGCCATAGACAAAGAGTCTTTGCATTATTTCTTTGATGAATATACAAATGCAGATCATATTTCTGTTGCTACCTATGGCATCGGAAAAGCATTTGATAATATCTTCGGAATGTTTAAACCTATCAGCCCGAAAGAATACAAAACCCAGATATTAACTAGTGAAGAGCCAGTTTATAATTATTTAGAAAACAAATACCAAGGCATTGTCGATATGTTCGGTTTTAGCAAGCCTGTTGAACTAAATGATATTATGGCAATATATGCGGCATCTCGTAAAAAGGAGGATTTTGAGTCGCTTAAACCTTTATCTGACCTTTGTAAAAAAGAGTACCCAGAGACGATGCTAGGTTTTTATTTTGAAGCTGAATACTATGAACAACTTGGCGAACCTAAGAAAGCATTAAGAACATTTGAAAAATCTTTTCAAATGGAAGAAATAGATTTTTTAACTAAAGAAATGGCCCTTGAAAAAATGGATGCACTAAAAGCCGATTTCGGTTTTTAA
- a CDS encoding lysylphosphatidylglycerol synthase transmembrane domain-containing protein has translation MTNTLKKNLKTILPIALGVFLVWYSYNSTTPENRKEIIFYIKEANPLYVFLSVLLGILGHISRAVRWNYLLEPLGYKPKLTNNILIILTSYFANLGIPRTGEILRATALTTYENVPFEKGFGTIVTERVIDVIMLLLIVAVAFLLQTDVIMGILQERGFNATGLILLALAGIALFFVFIFIIKKSKSAFAQKIKTFVKGLLDGVFSIFKMKNKWLFIFHTFFIWGCYIGMLWIIKFTVPETISLTLSQLLVAFVAGAFAMATTNGGIGLYPIAVSSALAIFGISAVSGDAFGWIIWIAQTLMIVVFGAISFLLLPLLNRSK, from the coding sequence TTGACGAATACCCTAAAAAAAAATCTTAAGACCATACTCCCAATTGCATTGGGAGTTTTTTTAGTTTGGTACTCTTACAATTCAACAACACCAGAAAATAGAAAGGAAATTATCTTTTACATTAAAGAGGCGAACCCGCTTTATGTATTTCTTTCTGTTTTATTAGGCATACTAGGGCATATTTCTAGAGCAGTACGCTGGAATTATCTTTTAGAACCATTAGGATACAAGCCTAAACTCACAAATAACATCTTAATTATATTAACCTCTTATTTTGCCAATTTAGGTATCCCCAGAACTGGTGAAATATTAAGAGCAACAGCGCTGACTACTTACGAAAATGTTCCTTTTGAAAAAGGATTTGGCACTATTGTAACAGAAAGAGTTATAGATGTAATTATGCTACTTTTAATAGTAGCAGTGGCATTTTTGCTACAGACCGATGTTATTATGGGCATTCTTCAAGAACGCGGCTTCAATGCAACCGGACTCATACTTCTCGCATTAGCAGGTATAGCTTTATTCTTTGTTTTCATTTTTATTATAAAAAAATCTAAGAGTGCATTTGCTCAAAAAATAAAAACATTCGTAAAAGGACTTCTTGACGGAGTGTTCAGTATTTTTAAAATGAAAAATAAATGGTTGTTTATTTTTCATACTTTCTTCATTTGGGGATGCTATATCGGCATGCTTTGGATCATAAAATTTACGGTCCCTGAAACTATTTCACTTACGCTTAGTCAACTCTTGGTCGCCTTTGTGGCTGGGGCTTTCGCCATGGCAACTACCAATGGCGGCATAGGTCTTTACCCCATCGCCGTAAGTAGCGCTTTAGCCATCTTTGGGATCAGCGCAGTGTCTGGTGATGCGTTCGGGTGGATTATATGGATTGCACAGACTCTAATGATAGTTGTTTTTGGTGCAATATCTTTTCTTTTATTACCGTTATTAAACCGTAGTAAATAG
- the panD gene encoding aspartate 1-decarboxylase, producing the protein MQIEVVKSKIHRVKVTGADLNYVGSITIDEDLMDAANFIRGEKVQIVNNNNGERLETYIIPGPRKSGEITLNGAAARKVSVGDILILISYTWMDIEDAKKFNPSLVFPNEVNNLLT; encoded by the coding sequence ATGCAAATAGAAGTAGTTAAATCAAAAATACATCGAGTAAAAGTTACTGGTGCCGACCTTAATTATGTAGGTAGTATTACTATCGATGAAGATTTAATGGATGCCGCAAATTTTATTCGTGGCGAAAAAGTTCAGATTGTCAACAATAACAATGGCGAAAGATTAGAGACCTACATTATTCCTGGCCCAAGAAAAAGTGGAGAAATAACCCTAAATGGAGCCGCAGCAAGAAAAGTATCTGTTGGTGATATTTTAATTTTAATTTCTTATACTTGGATGGATATTGAAGATGCAAAAAAATTCAACCCTTCTTTAGTTTTCCCTAACGAAGTAAATAATCTTTTAACCTAA
- the panC gene encoding pantoate--beta-alanine ligase → MPVIQTKTKLTEELNKLGNNQDLGLVPTMGALHKGHASLIQKAVEESENVVVSIFVNPTQFNNKEDLDKYPKTLASDVQLISAISDNIIVFAPDVAEIYPDTIIPKIYDFEGLDKVMEGEFRDDHFNGVGTIVEELLKTVKPTRAYFGEKDFQQLRIIQKLTEIQHIPVEIIGCEIIREDHGLAMSSRNERLSEKTRLKAAFIYDTLKTAKIKFGMENVLNVKDWVINEFEKTDEFQLEYFDITDVETLTPIQNKINNVKYRAFIAVYVEDVRLIDNIALN, encoded by the coding sequence ATGCCGGTAATACAGACCAAAACCAAGCTAACAGAAGAACTAAATAAACTAGGCAACAATCAAGACTTAGGTCTTGTACCCACTATGGGCGCCCTACATAAGGGGCATGCTTCGCTCATACAAAAAGCGGTTGAAGAAAGTGAGAATGTCGTTGTAAGTATTTTTGTCAATCCTACTCAATTTAATAATAAAGAAGATTTAGACAAATACCCGAAAACTTTAGCATCTGACGTTCAATTGATCTCAGCTATTTCAGATAATATTATAGTTTTTGCACCTGATGTAGCCGAAATATACCCAGACACCATTATTCCTAAAATCTATGATTTTGAAGGACTTGATAAAGTCATGGAAGGAGAATTTAGAGATGACCATTTTAATGGTGTAGGCACAATAGTAGAAGAGCTTCTTAAAACCGTAAAACCTACAAGAGCTTATTTTGGAGAGAAAGATTTTCAGCAATTACGTATCATTCAAAAACTTACCGAAATACAACATATACCTGTCGAGATAATTGGCTGTGAAATAATACGAGAGGATCACGGCTTAGCAATGAGCTCAAGAAACGAAAGGTTAAGCGAAAAAACACGACTTAAAGCTGCATTTATATATGATACATTAAAAACTGCCAAAATAAAATTTGGCATGGAAAATGTACTAAACGTAAAAGATTGGGTGATTAATGAGTTTGAAAAAACCGACGAATTTCAGTTAGAATATTTTGACATTACAGATGTTGAAACATTGACCCCAATTCAAAATAAAATAAATAATGTAAAATACAGGGCGTTTATTGCCGTTTACGTTGAAGACGTAAGACTCATAGATAATATAGCCTTAAATTAG
- a CDS encoding glycogen/starch synthase, giving the protein MNGKKILFVSSELVPYLPENEVSLMSYETPRMVNSNGGQIRIFMPRYGNINERRHQLHEVIRLSGMNLVINDMDMPLIIKVASIPKERIQVYFIDNEEYFKRKATFTDKEGNLFPDNDQRAIFFAKGVMETVKKLNWSPDIIHVHGWMASLLPLYLKKYYADEPLFADSKIVLSVYGKTFEGALDKDMVKRIAFDGIPEEAIASLGDPTYNNLLKVAVDYSDAIILASEDIPEELENHIANQEKPVLPYVPVQEFEEAYANFYNTEVLK; this is encoded by the coding sequence ATGAATGGTAAAAAGATATTATTTGTATCTTCTGAATTAGTTCCTTACTTACCCGAAAACGAAGTTTCCCTAATGTCTTATGAAACACCTAGAATGGTCAACAGCAATGGTGGTCAGATCAGGATTTTCATGCCTAGATATGGGAACATTAACGAAAGAAGGCATCAATTACACGAAGTAATTAGACTATCAGGTATGAACTTGGTCATCAATGATATGGATATGCCATTGATCATTAAGGTAGCATCTATACCTAAAGAGAGAATTCAAGTTTACTTCATCGATAACGAAGAGTACTTCAAGCGTAAAGCTACATTTACAGATAAGGAAGGAAACCTTTTTCCAGATAACGACCAACGTGCAATTTTCTTTGCAAAGGGAGTTATGGAGACGGTGAAAAAATTAAATTGGTCACCAGATATTATTCATGTTCATGGATGGATGGCAAGTTTATTACCATTATATCTTAAGAAGTATTATGCTGACGAGCCACTTTTTGCAGATAGTAAAATAGTATTGTCGGTTTACGGTAAAACTTTTGAAGGCGCTTTAGATAAAGATATGGTTAAAAGAATTGCTTTTGATGGTATACCAGAAGAAGCGATTGCATCTTTAGGCGATCCTACTTATAATAATTTGTTAAAGGTAGCTGTTGATTATTCTGATGCAATTATTTTAGCTTCCGAAGATATTCCAGAAGAATTAGAAAACCATATTGCCAACCAAGAAAAACCAGTGTTGCCATATGTTCCTGTTCAAGAATTTGAAGAGGCGTATGCTAATTTTTATAACACCGAAGTTTTAAAATAA
- a CDS encoding DUF4270 domain-containing protein, which yields MNFIANSALPKFSGLLLILGLLVSCEQDLTTVGSGVVGNEPFTTGTEVYDVFAYNKNIEAVQTNKLPIYQLGTYNDPIYGRTDASVTSQLFLSAASPSFGGLSQAVEDTAGEEDVSITVVQENETVKEVFLYIPFLTNTSSLDNDGDGVADEFDAEPENSDNDNDGDGVSNIIETASNTDPLDDTSVDEDRDGLNDPNGATIFTNNFAKKVELDSIYINGENYDDVGGSNLPSFNLKVERSTFFLRDLDPNASFQEAQEYYSNQVFSPDFVTGDPLFDGVVEINDEEILIQNDDDESTEDVDESLTFTKVQPGIRVALDNEFFQTNILDKEGDSELISQSNFTEFIRGLHFSITDNTGNDVMLLFDLKSSNITMTYSYTNYDTNGTVDDTSDDNPNNILEKDFTFSFLTGSTTGAVNGNAVNTLITENYGPQIVQALDNGENASRVYLKGGSGTYAEINLFEEDGGESILEQIKSENWVINEANLVFYIDRDQLDASGSKLEPPRLYLYNAENKFPLINTLTEQIDTGSPALFGTYLNYDGIIEKSSDKGVKYSVKITDHINNMVVRDSTNATLALTLTTNIQNWSIADAKVVGGEERLAMTSTVTPLGTILFGSNLEATDPDFDKRLKLEISYTKAD from the coding sequence ATGAATTTTATTGCTAATTCCGCTCTTCCCAAATTTTCGGGATTGTTATTGATATTGGGTCTTTTGGTTTCTTGCGAACAAGATTTAACTACCGTAGGTTCTGGGGTGGTTGGTAATGAGCCATTTACTACAGGGACAGAAGTGTATGATGTTTTTGCATATAATAAGAACATTGAGGCTGTACAAACCAATAAATTGCCAATATATCAATTAGGTACTTATAACGATCCTATCTATGGTAGAACAGATGCTTCTGTAACATCGCAACTTTTTCTAAGTGCGGCAAGCCCTTCGTTTGGTGGTTTATCGCAGGCAGTAGAAGATACGGCGGGTGAAGAAGATGTTTCTATAACTGTAGTTCAAGAGAATGAGACTGTGAAAGAGGTATTTCTTTATATTCCTTTTTTGACAAACACGAGTTCGTTGGATAATGATGGTGATGGGGTTGCAGATGAATTTGATGCGGAGCCGGAAAATAGTGATAATGACAATGATGGCGATGGAGTTTCTAATATTATTGAAACTGCATCTAATACAGATCCGTTAGACGATACTAGTGTAGATGAAGATCGCGATGGTTTAAATGATCCTAATGGGGCTACAATTTTCACAAACAACTTCGCTAAAAAAGTAGAATTAGACAGTATCTACATTAATGGTGAAAACTATGATGATGTGGGCGGGTCAAATTTGCCTTCATTTAACTTGAAGGTTGAGCGTTCTACGTTTTTCTTACGTGACTTGGATCCAAATGCAAGTTTTCAAGAGGCACAAGAATATTATTCTAATCAAGTTTTTTCACCAGATTTCGTAACAGGAGATCCATTGTTTGATGGTGTTGTTGAAATTAATGATGAAGAAATATTAATACAGAATGATGATGATGAATCTACTGAAGATGTAGATGAGTCCTTAACATTTACCAAGGTCCAGCCAGGTATTAGAGTTGCATTAGATAATGAGTTTTTTCAAACTAATATTCTAGATAAAGAGGGGGATTCGGAATTAATAAGTCAATCAAATTTTACTGAGTTCATTCGTGGACTCCACTTTTCAATAACTGATAATACAGGTAATGATGTTATGTTGTTATTTGACTTAAAAAGTTCTAATATTACTATGACTTATAGTTACACTAACTATGATACTAATGGTACTGTTGACGATACAAGTGATGATAACCCAAATAATATTTTAGAAAAAGATTTTACGTTTTCATTCTTAACGGGGAGTACAACTGGAGCTGTTAATGGTAATGCGGTAAATACCCTAATTACAGAAAATTATGGTCCTCAGATTGTACAAGCGTTAGATAATGGCGAGAATGCATCAAGAGTATATTTAAAAGGAGGTTCGGGTACTTATGCTGAAATTAATCTTTTTGAAGAAGATGGTGGTGAAAGTATTTTAGAACAAATTAAAAGTGAAAACTGGGTTATAAATGAAGCTAATTTGGTTTTTTATATAGACAGAGATCAACTGGATGCTTCTGGCAGCAAGTTAGAGCCGCCAAGACTTTATTTATATAATGCTGAGAATAAATTTCCTTTGATAAATACGTTAACAGAACAGATTGATACTGGTTCACCCGCGCTGTTTGGTACTTATCTTAATTATGATGGAATAATAGAGAAATCTAGTGATAAGGGTGTTAAGTATTCTGTCAAAATAACTGATCATATTAATAATATGGTAGTTAGAGATTCTACGAATGCAACTTTAGCTTTGACATTAACTACTAATATCCAAAATTGGAGTATTGCAGATGCAAAAGTAGTAGGTGGTGAAGAGAGGCTAGCAATGACTTCTACAGTTACTCCGCTAGGTACTATTCTTTTTGGCAGTAATCTTGAGGCTACAGATCCCGATTTTGACAAAAGGTTAAAGCTTGAAATATCATATACTAAAGCAGATTAG